Part of the Henckelia pumila isolate YLH828 chromosome 2, ASM3356847v2, whole genome shotgun sequence genome is shown below.
gactccctaggtatctaATGATACTGCCTACAAGAAccattcaattatggttagcatacagtacggtcccttcaattATATATCCTAACCGATTCGACAagcattggtatatcgagagttgttatcgaatcgataactatgtgtcatgccgtagttgcatcaaaAGTGTAATTGAAGAAAATCCTTTCTTAATTATCACCTACTCTGAACAGAGATTTCAAACTATAAATacatgagatcacataggatattcATACCCGAAGTTAAGAGGTGAATCCTTGACTAAAATGCATCGACTCCAATATATTCCGACACAACACTCAaccttgccacctgatgaccccagttgaGTCGATAAAACAAGTTAAAATAAAgcgctagcatatagagtctctatGTTTTCCcaggtcataaggactaatggtatacaaccataaactaggatcTTTCCaatcgataagtgagaaccacttggaaaatctttTAGGGAgagttgttcagtgcactctaccaGGAGAacttatttgcatgcttggacatcactATGtcccataccaatgaaacatggtactcacattgcaaatgctagtttcaagctcgagcggcctttatccttctttgaaGCGGctaaatcgactaggaacagtttagaatatacagtattccaattATGAGTTTCaagatagtcatcacatgaccatctcatattatttctactatttgtaaATTCAatggctttatctatgcaactagCATTGATATACAGATAAAAAaagttataaattaaataattcaaatattattaaaataaatattgtcatacaagagttattACGAGGTCCCTAAACCAACACTTGGCTTGACGGaaacctactctaacaatctcccacttgcactagagacAAATACATATATACTTCAAACTAATTGATTCGCGATTCTATTCGAATAATGGTCCAGGTAAAATCTTAGCTTGTGGATCAGTAACATTATCTGCAGAGGCGACTATGACTAATGACACCACTCctatttccacaatctcccggattttgtggtattttctcagtacacattttgatttctgatgagacctggagcaactccattaggaattcCTTATCCAAACACCCTACTTTGCTGCATTTGATGCAGGAATGTATTCGGCCTCACTGGTGGAATCCATAGTgctgtcttgcttggaactcttccaagagacaacaacaccattgagcatgaatacaaacccaaaggttgacttcgaatcatcgatatctctttggaagctagagtcggtatatcctttcaattttagttctccacccccatagaCCAAGAACACTTTcatagtccttctcaagtacatGAGGATGtctgaccgcttaattcggttaTGACTAGCAAGTGCAcaaggtcaagtaatagtaagtggacaatgagtccaagtatcgatcccatagagactgtagtcaattctcaagatttgattatttaacttaatctagaaaaaaataataaagagagtgtaataatttgaataaaaataagaattaaaataataactaaTTATGAAACTATCTAAAAACTAGAGTTCAACAATAAATTCAATTTAAAACGAGACAAACAAGACACACCCAGGTATCGAACTAATTTATGTATCCACATGGAACATACTGAAaatcatgtttatttcaatcacGTGAATTTTTCTATCTTATTCAACAATCTATTTCTAAAATTgctaaacctattcaagttggatggattaattatttataattaattctaataaaactcaaacgcattcaatatttatgaaaattcaattttcacctaaaaccgaatacggaaaccgaatactatttttagtcggtttaaccatatgttgattgatatttttgaaactaTCTTTAATCAATCCTCTTTCGATTTGTGATTAATCAACACACATGTAAACAGGTGATCAGTCTAATCACACGAAATATTAAACAACATCAATCAAtaactgaaaatattcaaaatctcaaacatgTAATCAAGTCTCAAACATAAATTAAGTTCGACCCAATCTGTTgatcttggttgaagaaaagtACTCGatataagaaaatataattcaaaaataaaataaagaaaaagtgtagcgaccctacccagaTCCACTACTTAATCAGAGTAATTAGCGCATGCAGTAAATAATTAAaacgtaaagagcggataatttaaataaaacaaatctaatcggcagaatacaaccgacgacagTAAAAAGTGTATAATAATCTTATACATCCATATCGAATGTTTAGGGTATTAAAATCGCTAACAACTACCTTTACTCAAGCACCAACCTCAATCCTGATACGAGCTGCCTGGAACGTTCAGTCTCAAatctgccccgccacaaggtatccAATGAACACCAAACATAGGGGcatgagcgacaacgctcaatacggaagcaatgctatataaaaaatatgagaatacaaatgactttaaaatcctgGTTAAATCATTCTGCTCAGGGCGCCACCGAATATACAGCACCatgctagagagcgactccgcgggggtactcgtatattcacccTATCACTATAGCTTCTACTCCACCGTTGTGGTCGCTCCAAGTGATAGCAAAAACTAGGGATGAGCCTCCCCAAACCTGatccgaatccaaaacaggatacaagtcccacatGAAAACTGTCAATACCTGACTCAAATCCAAAATGAGATGCAAGCtccctatggaaactgtcaagACTCACATCTCACGAGATGCAGCCATgcataaaatcatgcatgtgctaaagtagtaaaacatggtaaacatATAgtacatacaaatgcaacatataagtgtATATATCATGCCAGCTATCTttgtcagtacttacgtacctctaacactgcaggcaaAATCCTAGCACACCGGTTTAGATCCCACGCCTACAAGTCCACACTATTGcatctacaatgcaaatacccatgcatcatcaATTAAGCTCTACAAgttttaactaagctattccatactcctaaatatttttagaaagtcaaagctatacctgcgtccatcatCAGCCAGCTGGTGACGATTGcttcaaaacttaggcacagctccgccaCTAGCCCCGTTGCGCCTAGCCACTTCTGGCTCGTCAATATGATGCCTAGAAAGCCTTCAGAATTCTAGAAGACTACTAAGAAGGAAAGAGGAAAGGGAATTCGGTGCACCTAAAAATGAGCTCGGTACCCCTTTATATAGAcggagatcggagcgtccgatctcgagtTTTGAGCCTTTGATccagatcggatggtccgatccctgCGTCCGATCACTCCTGGCCATACACGTGTCTGAATTCTAGAGGACTCTTGCTGAAATAACTTTGGAGCCTCCAATCTccccttcggagcgtccgaagtctTCTCGGTGACGAcatcaatgacgtaatatttcgGATAGCTGGCTGCTAGAGTTCTGAGCCTCCGAACTCCGATCGGACCGTTCGAtctccatcggagcttccgatcctccgACCGCAGCTTCCGAATGGTTATTCACATTATTATgtaattaattgtgattaatcCCCTTAATCGCCTTATTTtgggtacgggttactacattctcccccacttaagaaatttagTCCTCGAAATTAAGTCCTGAGGAAAACATCGTAAACCAAataaaatgttctttattacaactaaaCATTTACAAAGTACAACATCCTTCAAAATAAAAGTACACAGATCAAAGCAACTCTGGATGCTCAGTTTGCATCCGgctctctaactcccaagttTCTTCCTCTGTTCCCCTATGCTGCCACTGAACCATCACCAATGGTATACGTTTGTTGCGAAGAACATTTTCCTTCCTATGAAGAATCTTGAGAGGTATTTCCACATAGGACAGATCCTGGTCCAATTGCACCTCAGTCGGATGCAAGATGTGCGACTCGTCTGCCACGTACTGTCTCAGCagggatacgtggaacacatcatgaatgCCGGAAAGATAGGGTGGTAAAGttagacgataagccacgtccCCAACATTCTCAAGGATCTCGAATGGATCTATGAACCTCGGCAACAACTTgcccttgagaccaaatctcatcacctttcggaaaggtgacactcgcaaAAACACATGCTCTCCTACCTCAAAGTGCAAtggtctgcggtgagtgttaGCGTAGCTcgcctgtcgatcttgggcaaCCTTAATCCTCCATCGGATCAATTCTTCTGCATCGGTCATCTGATGAATCAGCTGTGGACCTTCAACTTGAAGCTCgccaacttcatcccagaacAAAGGCGTACGACACCGGcgtccatacaaagcctcaaaaggtgccatgtcaatgctgcgatggtagctgttattataagcaAACTCTACCAATTCCAAGTGGTCATGCCATGATGGTCCAAAATCCATTACTGTAGCTCGGAGCATATCCTCGAGTGTACGGATAGTCCTCTCACTCTGTCCGTCGGTCTTTGagtgataagttgtactcagactCAGTGTAGTACCAAGAGCTCGctggaagctaccccaaaacctagagATAAACCTTGGATCTCGGTCACTGATGATGATCAACAGAATCCAATGCATGTGAACAACCTCTTGCACATACAGACGTGCCATCCAATCGAAATTAGAGTCCCGATTATACGGTAGGAAATGCGCGGACTTCGACAATCGATCAACAAAAACCCATATTGCATCGCAATtcttggaagacataggcaagtgggtgacaaaatccatcgtcacatgctcccacttccactcaggaatctctaaactCTGGAGCAATCCACCGGGTCGTCGGAATTCTGCCTTGACATGCTGACATACAAGGAATCGAGATAATAACTGATAAATGatgcgcttcattcctttccaccaaaacctcgtacgtagatccttgtacattttcatactaCTTGGATGAACAGAGAATATACTACGGAGAGCCTATGTTAGAATCTCCTCTCTCAGTGTGGAATCATCAGGAACCACTACACGTCCGGAAAGGCACAATGGACCATCATTctgaaaataaaaaccaaaagtACTTCCATCCTGACCCAATCGGGCTAACTTCTGCGTCTTCGGATCAACGGCTTGTGACTCACGTATACGAGTATACAAGGATGGTTCGAAAAGTACAGATGAGATGCGCACTCCCCGTTGTTCCTTCTTATGACAAAAAGTATACCCCAAGGAACAAAACTCCTCTACCACTGGTGCAACTGAGATGGAActaagggaactcacataaattCGGCTAAGAGCATCCGCAACTGTATTAGAAgagcctggatggtacttgatctcgcaatcgtaatccttcagtagatccatccaacgtcgcTTTCTTaagttcaactcagcctgagtgaacaaatacatCAGAATCTTgtggtcagtgaagatctcaaaccTCTCATCGTACACgtaatgacgccatatcttaagagcaaagacaatggctgcaagctccaaatcatgtacGGTATAGTTCTCCTCATGAGTCTTCAACTATCTtgaggcataggcaatcacatgacctCTTTGTGACAACACGCATCCCAAACCCTGAAAGAAGCGTCGGTGTGGACCACataaccacctgatccagatggTAGAGCCAACACTGGAGCAGTAGTCAGACGACAACACAACTCATGAAAACTCTTCTTGCACTCCGACGTCCAAATTAAAGGCACATATTTCTTTGTCAACTGCGTCAAAGGCTTAGCAATCTGAGAAAAGTTCTCCACGAATCTTTGGTAGTAGCCTGCCATCAtaagaaaactgcgaatcttTGAGACTGTCGTCGGACGTGACCAGTTTAGTATGGATTccgtcttactaggatcaatagAAAAGCCGTCTcatgaaatcacatgaccaagaaaaataacTCGGTCAATACAGaatcacacttgctcaacttagCATATAACTACCACTCTTTCAGTATCTGCAATACAGTATGGAGATGGAAAGCGTGTTCGTTCATACTGTGAGAATATACCaggatatcatcgatgaacacaaccacaaacttatccaaaaagcCGCGAAAAAccttgttcatcaaatccataaatacAGCTAGAGCATtcgtcaatccaaacggcatcaccaagaactcatagtgaccATACTGTCTTAGAGATATCCTCCTCTCTAACCCGCAACTGGTGATATCCCGACCACAGATCGATCTTTGAGTAAACATAaataccctgcaactgatcaaacagatcatctattcgtggaagaggatacttattcttcacagtcACCTAATTAAGCTGTCGATAGTCTATACAAAGTTGCATCGAGAAACTCACGGACTACGGGTATCTCCTGGATGTCTGGTCCTCCCAAGGATGCATCGATGGCATTGATAAGATAGCCTTACCCACCAAACTCTAAAGCACACCGGGCTTTTAAAGCAGAAatcactggcatcgggggtcgcaccCCCTCACCGTAAAAGTACCACGCCTCTCTATCCTCAGGGCAAAActggaaaaatctctgatagcaaTACACTATGGCTCTATATGTAGTTAGGAGATTTATCCCAATAATGCAGTCAAAGTCATCCATGGCTAGAATCATCATGTTAGCACTAAGCAAAtacccctcaaaatccaaagtgCAACCaaccactagacgcttagctaaaAGCTCTTTACCCATCGGAGTCGATACCTCTAGCAAAACATGCTGAGATGAATGAGTGAGATGAACAAGTATCAATCAAGACATATGCaagaaaaccacataaactacaggtacctgcgatcattcgatcactgtcagcctccaCGTGCTTCTGGTTCAGTGCAAATACTTGCCCCTGAACACGTTGCCGTAGAGATGAATGACCCCAGGAAGATGTCTGAGAGTGTTACCGCTGAAAATGCTGCGACTGCTGGCGTTGTTGCTGAGAGGGCTGCTGCTAATACTGCAGCTACTGCTGCTGGACAGATGCTTGAGAACCTCAAGAACCACTAGCTTCTCCCATCAGATTAGGGAAGTCCTTCTTCATATGGCCCTCTTGCCCGCAATGGAAACAACCACTGGTCGGTCGAGCACATTGACCTGCAGAATGCCTCCACCTACACTGCTGGCAACGATTCCACTTCTGGCCGCTGAAACGGTGCACTCCACCGGAtccagaagaagaaaaagaagttCCACACAATTTCTTGAAAGACTAGGATCTCGGACCCAAAGATCTAATCGTTTTGGATGAGGAAGAAACCATGGACCTGTTCCTCCAAAGACTGTCCTCCGCCTATTgaaaacggctcaccaaaccctcgtaagtcatgtcgCTTCCTACGGCAACCAGCTGATGAATCTCAAGGTTAAGACCCTGAATAAAGAGATCATACTTCACCTTGAAACTACTGGCGAACTAAGAACAATAAGGGAGAAGctcaaagaacttttgctgGTACTCATTAACAGTCATCGTCCCCTGccgcaaactcagcaactcactTGCCTTCGACTGTCGCAGGGCTGGAGGAAAGTATATCCTCTCACAAGCAGTCCAAAACTCGGCCCAAGTAGCTACTCCTCTGGTTGCTATAAACGGTCcagaagtagatctccaccacttcctggCTTTACCCTCCAAAAGAAAACCCAACGTCTCCATTTTCTATTCCTCGGTGCACTGGAactctcaaaaaaaattttccatgCGCTCTAACCAGTCTTCAGCAACTCTAGGTGCCTCACCTCCTACTAACGGCTTAAGACTCATCTGTAGGAAATGGTGCATACAGAATCTCCTCCTCTCCTCGCGGTGTCTGTGATGGTCACGCCTTCGACCATCATGATCGCCCCATCGTCCGCCTCCACTGTCGTGGCTTTCATCGTAGTCtgctgtgagacctcggttgtAAACATCTAATAAAGGAGTAAACTAACTAACAATCAAGGAAAGGCCaagacatttttatttattttttttataagggcccgcgcggccgcgcctcatcaggcgcggccgcgcatggcGCCCTGGCTCATGTGCGGCCGCGCATGACGCCCTACCCGGcaggcgcgcgggcgcgcgctAGGATGCGCGGGCGTGCCTCCCTGGATGCTCTGGTGCTAGAAATtgccaaaatcaagaaaatcaagccatacaattctccgaaacataaacatgcgttacaaacttgatttCTCAAATTAAAACATGAGTTCAGGAGTTCGACAACTaaaccaaagtcgagaacatgcaaca
Proteins encoded:
- the LOC140879349 gene encoding uncharacterized protein, producing MTDAEELIRWRIKVAQDRQASYANTHRRPLHFEVGEHVFLRVSPFRKVMRFGLKGKLLPRFIDPFEILENVGDVAYRLTLPPYLSGIHDVFHVSLLRQYVADESHILHPTEVQLDQDLSYVEIPLKILHRKENVLRNKRIPLVMVQWQHRGTEEETWELESRMQTEHPELL